The DNA sequence CATTCTTTTCTTATTCCTTCAATCATTTCTGTAATTTTTACAGTCACTTCTTTTGCTCTATTTTGCGGGTGAACAAAAGTTACATGTTTATTAATTAACTCATTTTTTGAATATCCTAATCTGTTTTTGACAGTTTCATTTATTTCTATAATATGTCCGTCTTCATCCAAAATGAAAATAAATGATTCAACATTATTGAAAAATGTTTTAAGATTTTCTTCACTTGTAATTAAATTATTTTCGAATTTTCTAAGTTCCGTAATATCAACGGCTGTGGTATAATTATATTTTTTATTTTCAATCTCAATAATTTCTGCATTTAATAAAACATTCAGCGGTGTTCCGTCTTTTTTATGAATTATTGATTCAACGTTTTCAACAAATTTATTTTGGGCAAGTTCTGATAAAGTTTTTTCTCTAAAGTCAAAATCTAAATTCACAACTTCTGAAGCCCGTTTCCCAATTACTTCTTCGGGAGAAAAGCCAAGTTTATCATAAAAAGTTTTATTTACTTCAATATATTTTCCCGTATCAAGATCACTAAAGCCGCTAATTGCTGGATTATTATGAAATGCTTTTGCAAATTTATCTTCCGATAATTTTAAAGCAGAAATATCTTTTGTGATTCCAAATATTGCCGGTTTACCGTTCCACATTCCTTTTTTAACATGTGTTTCAACGGGAATTAATTTTTTGTCTTTTGTTAAAAGAGGAATTGGACAAGTTTCCCGCTTACCTTCTAACATATCAGAAACAATTTGTAAAACTTCTTCTTTTCGTTCCGGGGGATGTACTTCTAAAACCGATTTATTTAATAATTCTTCTTTTGTAAAACCTAACCTTTTTTCAACGGTTTCATTAATTTCTATTATGTTTCCGAATTCATTTAAAACAAAAACCAACAAATCTATATTGTGGAAAAATGTTTTAAAATTTTCCTCGCTGATTTTTAATTTTTCTTCTATTTTTTTACGATGAGTTAAATCTCTTGCGATACTTAAAATTGCTTTTTCTCCATGATACGTAATCATTGTAGATTGAATTTCAACCGGAATTATCTGCTTGTCTTTTGATAAGTGGTTAGTTTGAAAAAATTGTGATTTTTCAAAAGGGATTCTTTCAATCAGTCCTTTTATTTCTTCGCTGCTTAATGAATTATCAAAATCTGTTACGTGTAAATCGAGCATTTCTTTTTCGGAATAACCCAAAGTTTCAAAAGCTGATTTATTTGAATCTATAATTTTACCATTCATATCGATTACAAAAACCATATCACGCATTCCGTGAATAATCTGCTGGTAATTTTCTTCGCTTTCTTTAAGATTTTGTTCAATTATTTTTCTATCGGTAATATCTCTTGTAATTGAAAGAATACAATCAACATCATCAAGCTGTATTATTGAAGCAGACATTAGTCCAAACCTTATATTTCCGTTCTTCATTTTAAAGCTGGCTTCAAGACTTTCTGCAAATCCTTTTGTTCTTAATTCATTTACTAATTTTTCGCGGTCTTCCGGATTGTTCCAAATGTTAAGCTCTAATGAAGTTTTGCCGATTACTTCTTCTTCTTTATATCCGGTCATTTTCATAAAATTATCATTTATAGATAAATACATTCCGTCTTTTAATCTATTGATATTTACTGCATCCGGACTTGTAATAAACGCTTTTCTAAATTTTTCTTCGCTTAGTTTTAATTCATTTTCAAATCTAATTTTATCCGTAATGTCTTCAGCAGTAAAAATCATTCCTTTTGAATAGTCATCTCGGTCAATAGGCATAGAGCTTAAAACAACATTTATAATTTTACCGTCTTTTCTTTTAAATTTTGTATTTACTGCACCGATGCCTTTTCCATTAATTTGTTCATATTTTTCCTTTCCAACAAAATTGTATTCTTCATCAGATGGATAAATAATTCTAGCGTTTTTTCCGAGCAATTCACTTCTTTCGTATCCAATCATATTGCAGAAAAAATCATTAACTTCTTCAAAAACTCTGTTAATAACCATTCCAATTCCAATTGGTGCTGCGGAAAAGATACTTTTTAATTTTGCTTCGCTTGTTTGTAAATTGCTTAGTGTGCTGTCTAACTCTAATTCATCTGCTGAAGTGTTTGAGGTTTTCATTTTATATTAACTTTTTTGGTAACTTAAGACAAAATTGTTAAAAATATTTAATATTCAATTATCGAAAATAAAATGTCCTTTTCAACAAAACTTAATTTTTTTCTAAATTTTTATTTATTTGTTTTAAAACTTTTTTGCTCAACTTTAATTCTTTATGATCCACTCCGGTTATTATTTCAAGCAATGTTTTTTCCGCAATTTTAATGCTGTCAATTTTTATTAAGTTAGATTTTTCAGTAAGAAAAATTTTATTGTTTCGCTTATCGATAGTGTTTTGTTTGCGGGAAATTAAGTTATTTTTTTCCATATTATTTAACAACCGCGTCATGCTTGTTTTATCTTTAGAAAATGCATCCGCTAATTGTTGTTGTGAAATTCCATCATCGTTCCACAAATAAGTTAATACAGACCATTGCTGAGGAGTAATATTTATGCCGGCTTTTTCAAAATCAATTTTTAAACGGTTTTCAATTAATCTTCCGCACTTTACAATAATAAAACCAATTGATTCATTGAAATTATATTTCATTCTAATCTTTGATATCGTTTTATTAAGATGTTGAAATATATAAAAGATATTCTCTTGCTGGAAAGATAATTTTATAGTCCGCTAAATGTTTTTAACGGACTATAAAATTTATGCATAGACTTCTTTTTTAATTTTTGTGGTATGAACTTTTGAAGTTGAATTATTAGTTGTTGTTTCTTCGCCTAAATAAAACATTTTTACTAATTCAGCCAATTGATCAGTAAGTTGAGTTAAGTCTTCGGTTGCTCTTGCAATATGCTGAACACCCAAACTTGATTCTTGGCTTACGGAATTAATATTATCAACATTTTTACTAATAATTTCAGCAGCGGCAGCTTGTTCTTCACTTGCAGTTGCAACTTGATTTATTTGTTCAATTACCGTTTCGGTTTTTATCATTATCTTATCTAAGGAAATACTTGCTTCGCTGGCAAATTCTTTTCCTTTTATTACTTCGTCTTTTCCTTTTCTAATTGATATTACAGCTCTAGAAGTATCTTCTTGAATTTTTTTAATTGTTTCTGCAATTTCTTTTGTTGCATTAATTGTACGTTCGGCAAGTTTTCCAACTTCATCCGCAACAACCGCAAAACCTCTTCCATGCTCGCCGGCTCTTGCAGCTTCAATTGCAGCATTTAACGCAAGTAAATTTGTTTGTCCGGCTATATCATCAATTACCTCAATTATTTCACCTATTTTGTCACTGCTTGAACCAAGCAGTTCAACAGCTGTTGCAGCTTCGGAAACAATATTGTTAATATTTTCAATTTCTGCGATTGTATTTTTAATAACCTTTCCACCATCGGCTGCCGTAAGTCCGGCTTCTTTTGCCGAATCTGCAGCAAGCGTTACATTTTTAGTAGTTTCCGAAACTGTAATAGCCATTTCTTCAACTGCACCGGCAACATCTGCAGTTTGTGCACTTTGCTCTTGCGCTCCAGCAGCTAACTCTTCTGCATTTGTAGAAATTTGAGTTGTTGCAATTGCGGTTTCACTAATTGCATTAGATAATTTTGAAACTAAAGATTTTATATTCATTACTGTTTGATTAAATCCGGAGAATAATTTTCCGATATCATCATTTTCTTTTTCGGGTGTAATATGAACAGTAAGATTTCCATCAGCAAATTTTTCCATTGCACTTAAAATATTTCTTGTACTTCTTTCAAGATATTTTTCTTTCTCTTTTACTTCGGTAATTTCAGCTATTGATTCCATTGCTCCAATTATTAAGTTATTATCATTTTTAATTGGCGCTCCCGTGTACATTATTGCACGGTTTTGATTTAATGAATTTGATATGGTTTCCGATGTTATTGATTCTTTTAATTTCATTGCTTTTACGCATGCGCAATTTTCTGTTTCACAATGATTTGTTTTAAATAATGAATAACATTTTTTTCCGATTGCTTCACTTTGATTAATTCCAACAAAAGAAGCTGCTGCTTCATTTATATATTGCACATTAAAATCATTATCAATTATTTGTACCGGCGTTGGTAAATTTTCCAGATATTGAAGTTGTGTATTTATTTTACTTGCCATACTTTTTAAACTTTGAGATAACAATCCTATTTCGTCTTTTGATTTTATTTCAAAATCAACTTTTTTATTTCCGTTGGAAAATTCATTTGCTGTTTTGCTTAAATGATCTATAGGTTTTAAAATACTCTTATACATTATAAATGTTAATATAAAGCCTAATATTCCCGTAAATGAAAATATTACCAAAATGTTATACAATAAAGAGGATTTCATTTCACTAATTTGTGCTGTTATATCTTTATACAAAACAATATAACCAACTTCGTCTTTTTTATAATCTAAAATTGGAAATGCGTATGATGCGTATTCGTTTTCATTATTGCTTATTTTTTTTATTTCGTTATTTAACTCTTCATTACCTACTAAATCTTTTGCAAACTCATTTGAATATTCATAAAAAATTACATCATTATTAATTATATCGTTAGCTTCAGCTTTAAATCTTTTAGCTTTTTCAAAAACATCCTTTTTAATTCCAATTGCATACTCAACATTTAATGCGTGATTGATGCTTGTTAAAATATTTCCGAGTCCTAAACCAAATTCAATAGTTCCAAGATGTTGTGAATCATAATTTGCGGGATAAACTATTCTTAAACCGGGACCACCTCTTCCAATTTCAATTCCCGAAACAATTTTTCTTTCCTTATTAGCCAGAACAACTGTTTCTCTAAATGATGACAAATCATCGCCAAACTGATTTGGCTGATGTAATCTTAAAAAGGAAGTAGCCGGCGGTGTGTGAAATTGAAGCTGATCAATATCGTATGTTTTTTTTAGTTTACTTTCATAAACATCAATAAGCATATTTGTAATGCCTTCTCTATCACCATTAGCAAATTTTGAAAGTATTGAGTTATCGCTTACAATAAGTTCCATTGCAATTGAAACATCTTTGGTTTTTGATTCAACTTGATCGTTAAACATTTTTTCAAAAACCTTAAAATTTGTTTCAATGTTCTTATCCAATTCGTTTGTTAGATTATTGTAAGTTACAACAAACAAAATTATAGTTAAGAGAAAAGACCCAAATATTATTGGTGCGGGCAGTTTAAATTTTAACGAATTAAAAAACTTACTTTGTGATTTTGATCTCATTTTTTCCCCCAAAACGATTCATTTTGTTTTTTTACGGTAATTATCGGAATAAGTTTTTTTAATTTTATATTAAACTAATTAAAATTTGAAAAACGAGATTTTTTAGTAATTAATATTATATTATATTAATTATAATTGAATTATTATAAGAAGAGATTAAATTTCATAAGGATCAATTTTAATTTCTTGATCTAAGTAAAAGAACCTTTTGTTGGTTTTAAACTTCTTTTGTATTTCGTATGGAAAATCTATTTCTGTGGCAGATTTAATTTCGGTAAGTGAATTTGCACCTTTCTTAATTTTTTTTACAACATCTAAACTAAACCTAAATGTTATATCTTTTGTTAAAATTGCTTCGCGAATTATAAAATATTTACTATTCGGATCTTTAATTATTTCCCGAATTTTCCCATCGCCGTATAAATAATTATCTAAAGTAATTTGCTCGTTATACTCTCTAATTGCATTAACAATTTTAATTTCAACGGGAATTACATCAATTCTATCAAACTCTAAATTGAGCAAAGTCAACAATTCATCGGATGTAAAATACATTCTTCCAATAATATCTCCCTCTTCGCTTACTTTTTCTTTAATGCTTGTTACATCCTGAACAATAAATTTTATTCCGTTTTCATTAATTCGATAAACTTCTCCCGGTCTTCCGTTTGTGCGTGGAGTTGAAAATGGTTTAAAATCTTTTAAAACTGCATTTTGCGGAAGTAATTGCGCTTCTAATTGCATAAATGTGAAAAGTAAAATTATTGTTCCGGCTATCTTTTTCATATTGATAAAAGTTTTTCTAAAAAATTATCGAAAAAAATAGTCGGACTTTTAAATTTTGATTTCCGGTAAATTATTTTACAAGGTTTTCAAATTTTAATTCAAATTGTAGCTGAACCCAAGCAAAGCTTTAATTTGATATTTGGGCTGATTAATTGCTTTATCTGCATCTGAATAAGAATATCCGTCTCTTGGATTTACGTGTTGTCCATCGGGACTATAAGAAGTATCGTGTCCATAAAGAGATTCTGATAAATAATAATCAAATCCAAAATTCATTACTAAATCTAATGAATACATAATTCTAAAATAATTTTCAGCACCAATTCCAATTCCCCATTGGTTGCTGGTAATGTCGAAATCTTCGTTTCCTCCAACATAATTGAAATTTCCTACAAACATTACATAACGCGGGCCCGCATAAAAATAGTTTCTTTTTAATCCTAAAAATGAAGATTTATATAAAAAATCTAAACCAAGATCATAAGTTTTTCCACTTTTTTCAGGAGTTCCCCCGGTGTTATCATTTATAAAAATTTTTCGCGCATCGTATGGATTTCCCGCATCTAAATAACTAATTCCAAAATTTAATTTTGCAGAAAAAGGAAAATCTTCGGCAAAATTTGTTGCAAGAAAATTAAAATTAAATCCAACTCCATTAAACATTCCTGCTTGAAATCCGCCGAAAAACTGCGTTTTTCTAAATGCTGAATTATTTTCTTGAGCAAATAATGTTGAACTTAGTAATAAAAGACAAATGGTGATTTTTTTCATTCTAAAGACTCCAAATGATTATTTTGCTTTTGTTTGATGCTATTATTGTACCAAATCTCTTTTTTTTGAAAAAGCTTGAATTTTGATTTAAATCACAATTTGGCTTAAAATGAAATGCATATATTCTGAGAA is a window from the Ignavibacteriota bacterium genome containing:
- a CDS encoding PAS domain S-box protein; this translates as MKTSNTSADELELDSTLSNLQTSEAKLKSIFSAAPIGIGMVINRVFEEVNDFFCNMIGYERSELLGKNARIIYPSDEEYNFVGKEKYEQINGKGIGAVNTKFKRKDGKIINVVLSSMPIDRDDYSKGMIFTAEDITDKIRFENELKLSEEKFRKAFITSPDAVNINRLKDGMYLSINDNFMKMTGYKEEEVIGKTSLELNIWNNPEDREKLVNELRTKGFAESLEASFKMKNGNIRFGLMSASIIQLDDVDCILSITRDITDRKIIEQNLKESEENYQQIIHGMRDMVFVIDMNGKIIDSNKSAFETLGYSEKEMLDLHVTDFDNSLSSEEIKGLIERIPFEKSQFFQTNHLSKDKQIIPVEIQSTMITYHGEKAILSIARDLTHRKKIEEKLKISEENFKTFFHNIDLLVFVLNEFGNIIEINETVEKRLGFTKEELLNKSVLEVHPPERKEEVLQIVSDMLEGKRETCPIPLLTKDKKLIPVETHVKKGMWNGKPAIFGITKDISALKLSEDKFAKAFHNNPAISGFSDLDTGKYIEVNKTFYDKLGFSPEEVIGKRASEVVNLDFDFREKTLSELAQNKFVENVESIIHKKDGTPLNVLLNAEIIEIENKKYNYTTAVDITELRKFENNLITSEENLKTFFNNVESFIFILDEDGHIIEINETVKNRLGYSKNELINKHVTFVHPQNRAKEVTVKITEMIEGIRKECLVPFLTKDKKIIQVETHVKRGSWNGKPALFGISKDISDLIVSEQKFARAFHNNPAMSGLREFESDKFVEVNKTFYEKLGFLPEEVLGKTTKEINVLESEFREKYHEILIENKSFADVETIMFTKNRRKLNVLLSAEIIEIEEKKYIYSTSVDITDRKHYEKDLKLSQERYRKFFEDDLTADFLLTPTGEILDCNPAFIEIFGFKTITDSLSTKFENSFFTKKNYNEFISTIEKMKKLYNYELKLKRKDGKNIYVVGNIISEFDEEGKLFQYRGYLRDVTNSKLIEQQLEKYRIHLEDLVKKRTELLEKEITRRIKAETKVKSALEKERELNQLKSTFMSTVSHEFRTPLTSIYSSVELIERYSDKWEKRKTSEHYTRIKNSIEHLTEMLEEVLKLNRSEQSKIVFNPEDTNLETFCKNIAKDFDPILSSSQKLNFKYSLKQKNYFVDRNLLKIILSNLVSNAVKFSPQNGEIDFEVSHQKSKIKFLIKDRGIGISEVDIEKIFNPFYRSNNVSTIAGSGLGLSIAKSYVEIHKGTIEVESKLNKGTTFILLIPIKNVK
- a CDS encoding MarR family transcriptional regulator is translated as MKYNFNESIGFIIVKCGRLIENRLKIDFEKAGINITPQQWSVLTYLWNDDGISQQQLADAFSKDKTSMTRLLNNMEKNNLISRKQNTIDKRNNKIFLTEKSNLIKIDSIKIAEKTLLEIITGVDHKELKLSKKVLKQINKNLEKN
- a CDS encoding HAMP domain-containing protein; translation: MRSKSQSKFFNSLKFKLPAPIIFGSFLLTIILFVVTYNNLTNELDKNIETNFKVFEKMFNDQVESKTKDVSIAMELIVSDNSILSKFANGDREGITNMLIDVYESKLKKTYDIDQLQFHTPPATSFLRLHQPNQFGDDLSSFRETVVLANKERKIVSGIEIGRGGPGLRIVYPANYDSQHLGTIEFGLGLGNILTSINHALNVEYAIGIKKDVFEKAKRFKAEANDIINNDVIFYEYSNEFAKDLVGNEELNNEIKKISNNENEYASYAFPILDYKKDEVGYIVLYKDITAQISEMKSSLLYNILVIFSFTGILGFILTFIMYKSILKPIDHLSKTANEFSNGNKKVDFEIKSKDEIGLLSQSLKSMASKINTQLQYLENLPTPVQIIDNDFNVQYINEAAASFVGINQSEAIGKKCYSLFKTNHCETENCACVKAMKLKESITSETISNSLNQNRAIMYTGAPIKNDNNLIIGAMESIAEITEVKEKEKYLERSTRNILSAMEKFADGNLTVHITPEKENDDIGKLFSGFNQTVMNIKSLVSKLSNAISETAIATTQISTNAEELAAGAQEQSAQTADVAGAVEEMAITVSETTKNVTLAADSAKEAGLTAADGGKVIKNTIAEIENINNIVSEAATAVELLGSSSDKIGEIIEVIDDIAGQTNLLALNAAIEAARAGEHGRGFAVVADEVGKLAERTINATKEIAETIKKIQEDTSRAVISIRKGKDEVIKGKEFASEASISLDKIMIKTETVIEQINQVATASEEQAAAAEIISKNVDNINSVSQESSLGVQHIARATEDLTQLTDQLAELVKMFYLGEETTTNNSTSKVHTTKIKKEVYA